In a single window of the Ruminococcus albus 7 = DSM 20455 genome:
- a CDS encoding spore coat associated protein CotJA has translation MENNEKNILERIFDNDSATESRCCNAKESTLPKKLSFAMAYVPFQPWIEPYEDDVALSRGTVFPCLDKPFIGEEAVKNARTE, from the coding sequence TTGGAGAATAACGAGAAAAATATCCTGGAAAGGATATTTGATAATGACAGTGCCACTGAAAGCAGGTGCTGTAATGCAAAGGAGAGCACTTTGCCTAAGAAGCTTTCCTTTGCTATGGCTTATGTGCCATTTCAGCCATGGATCGAGCCCTATGAGGATGATGTGGCACTTTCACGCGGGACAGTATTCCCGTGTCTTGACAAACCTTTCATCGGAGAGGAGGCTGTGAAGAATGCCCGTACTGAATGA
- a CDS encoding DUF6935 domain-containing protein, translating to MGIFDNIGSPAVQNAQQSSGNRTEDIVFTKLPDNFAEFTALPQAAMDDPFKTAALTVLALCFYPTDKDTCIQMLNFLKGPQPLSTYEQQFLRDRFMDADYVPRSYFSGASPANDYKPSQPYTVRVSENPYSYQDSGYAKLYLQSGGADSPRAVQLRLAKDGKWYLWEQFLLAGIRPPESTDPWA from the coding sequence ATGGGGATTTTTGACAATATTGGTTCGCCCGCAGTACAGAATGCGCAGCAGAGTTCAGGCAACAGGACAGAAGATATTGTTTTTACAAAGCTGCCCGATAATTTTGCAGAGTTCACAGCACTGCCGCAGGCTGCTATGGATGACCCGTTCAAGACAGCAGCACTGACAGTACTTGCGCTGTGTTTTTATCCCACGGACAAGGATACCTGTATACAGATGCTGAATTTTCTCAAAGGACCTCAGCCTCTTTCAACCTATGAACAGCAGTTCCTGCGTGACAGGTTCATGGATGCTGACTATGTTCCGCGGAGTTATTTCAGCGGTGCTTCACCTGCTAATGATTATAAGCCGTCACAGCCTTATACGGTCAGGGTCAGTGAAAATCCATATTCATATCAGGACAGCGGTTATGCCAAGCTGTATTTGCAGTCGGGTGGTGCTGACAGTCCGCGTGCAGTACAGCTGAGGCTTGCAAAGGACGGCAAGTGGTATCTGTGGGAGCAGTTTTTGCTGGCAGGTATACGTCCTCCCGAGTCAACTGATCCCTGGGCATGA
- a CDS encoding STAS domain-containing protein → MIQIKTCGSLTIARLSGELDHHSARMMRTEIDRELSEKHPSRLVLDFSAVTFMDSSGIGLIMGRYKIMNGYGGNIIIAAPPAYIKKVLHLAGIDRLAAITDNFTEKEADDIEQTTPQTT, encoded by the coding sequence TTGATACAAATCAAAACCTGCGGCAGCCTGACTATCGCTCGGCTGTCAGGAGAACTCGATCACCATTCCGCAAGAATGATGCGCACCGAGATCGACCGCGAATTATCAGAAAAACACCCCTCAAGGCTCGTACTTGACTTCTCAGCCGTCACCTTCATGGACAGCTCCGGCATCGGGCTTATTATGGGCAGATACAAGATAATGAACGGGTACGGCGGTAATATCATCATCGCCGCACCGCCTGCCTACATAAAAAAAGTACTTCACCTTGCAGGCATAGACCGTCTTGCAGCGATCACCGATAATTTCACAGAAAAGGAGGCAGATGATATTGAGCAGACCACCCCTCAGACCACTTAA
- the spoIIAB gene encoding anti-sigma F factor, giving the protein MILSRPPLRPLNEMTVTFPALSENERFARLAVSGFLSQLDPNISELSDIKTAVSEAVTNAIVHGYRDEPGEVILQVRIFSGGRIVIKIQDRGCGMEDIAKAMTPLYTTSPEDDRAGLGFTIMETFMEKVKVKSRQGKGTTVQLERTIQGKKRL; this is encoded by the coding sequence ATGATATTGAGCAGACCACCCCTCAGACCACTTAATGAAATGACCGTCACTTTCCCTGCCCTCTCGGAAAACGAACGCTTTGCACGTCTTGCAGTCAGCGGTTTTCTATCTCAGCTGGATCCGAATATATCCGAGCTTTCAGATATAAAGACAGCAGTATCGGAGGCTGTCACCAATGCCATAGTTCACGGCTACCGTGATGAACCCGGAGAAGTCATACTGCAGGTTCGTATATTCAGCGGCGGACGAATAGTGATAAAGATACAGGACAGAGGCTGCGGTATGGAGGATATAGCCAAAGCCATGACACCGCTTTATACCACTTCTCCCGAGGACGACCGCGCAGGACTGGGATTCACCATAATGGAAACATTTATGGAGAAGGTGAAAGTTAAAAGCAGACAGGGCAAGGGCACTACCGTACAGCTCGAACGCACCATACAAGGTAAAAAACGCCTATGA
- a CDS encoding manganese catalase family protein, whose translation MWMYEKKLQYPVNIKNPDPALAKVIVSQLGGPDGELGASLRYLSQRYSAPTREVQAMLTDIGTEELAHMEMISAILYQLTRGLSMKEIKESGFDTYFVDHTTGIYPVAASGVPFSADYFQSKGDPITDLNEDMAAEQKARTTYDNILRLTDDPDVRDPIKYLREREIVHYQRFGECLRIVTDMLDSKNLYAFNPSFDK comes from the coding sequence ATGTGGATGTATGAGAAGAAATTGCAGTATCCCGTAAATATAAAAAATCCCGATCCTGCGCTGGCTAAGGTCATAGTAAGTCAGCTGGGAGGTCCCGACGGCGAACTGGGTGCGTCGCTGAGGTATCTCAGTCAGAGATATTCTGCGCCCACAAGGGAAGTTCAGGCAATGCTGACAGATATCGGCACTGAAGAACTGGCGCACATGGAGATGATAAGTGCAATACTCTATCAGCTGACCCGCGGGCTTTCGATGAAAGAGATAAAGGAGAGCGGGTTTGACACTTATTTTGTAGATCACACCACGGGCATATACCCTGTTGCGGCATCGGGTGTGCCGTTCTCGGCGGATTATTTTCAGAGCAAGGGTGATCCGATAACCGACCTTAATGAAGATATGGCGGCTGAGCAGAAAGCGCGCACGACCTATGATAACATCTTGCGGCTGACCGATGACCCTGATGTGCGCGACCCGATAAAGTATCTGAGAGAGAGGGAGATAGTACACTATCAGAGGTTTGGAGAATGTCTGAGGATAGTGACGGATATGCTGGACAGCAAGAATCTTTATGCATTCAATCCGTCATTCGATAAATGA
- a CDS encoding M48 family metallopeptidase, with translation MSVNPDLFIHESDRTALNALKAIPGFTPLLRGFMKIWNEKQFKLMNMSTLVRISEKQMPEYYEMLKPICKRLGIKEPELFMTTDPYPNAYTSGENDPFIVMTTGLVASLPHELIPSVLAHECGHIACHHVLYSTMGRMILGGSAGLLGLSPLLTAPLQMAFYYWMRCSEFSADRAAAVCGGSGDSVVEVCMRLAGCEKDSPVQANTEAFLEQAKEYRDMVSGSAFNKTLEFMMFSARSHPLNAVRAYECNEWCKTNEFKSIIKYLDEEEGSAVHGNVPMNENAGSYIKKDASKTADELRTAGFTNVTIVRSAEVKAGVPVNGVISITANGRTDIKKGEWLPADTAWVITAYVPLSAEEEKAAHPNEVCVPYSSVGYSGRDYRTVIDELRALGFTNISVCEQPDIKVKFLIKEYSIAHISIDHTDRFDKNTWFRLDAPVSIRYHVMAQ, from the coding sequence ATGTCTGTTAATCCCGACCTTTTTATCCATGAATCTGATCGCACTGCGCTAAATGCCCTGAAAGCTATTCCCGGCTTTACTCCGCTGCTGAGAGGTTTCATGAAGATATGGAATGAAAAGCAGTTCAAGCTGATGAATATGTCTACGCTTGTAAGGATAAGCGAAAAGCAGATGCCTGAGTACTATGAGATGCTAAAACCTATATGCAAGCGTCTGGGTATAAAGGAGCCCGAGCTTTTTATGACCACTGACCCTTATCCGAATGCTTATACTTCCGGGGAGAACGATCCTTTCATAGTGATGACAACGGGGCTGGTGGCTTCGCTGCCCCATGAACTTATACCATCGGTGCTGGCACATGAGTGCGGACATATAGCTTGTCATCATGTGCTGTATTCTACAATGGGCAGGATGATACTGGGCGGCTCGGCAGGATTGCTGGGACTTTCACCGCTGTTGACTGCCCCTTTGCAGATGGCTTTCTATTACTGGATGAGGTGCAGTGAGTTTTCTGCGGACAGGGCTGCTGCAGTCTGCGGCGGTTCGGGTGACAGTGTTGTAGAGGTGTGCATGAGGCTTGCAGGCTGTGAGAAGGATTCTCCCGTACAGGCAAATACCGAGGCTTTTCTGGAGCAGGCTAAGGAGTACCGAGATATGGTCAGCGGCTCGGCATTCAACAAGACGCTGGAGTTCATGATGTTCTCCGCAAGGAGCCACCCCCTCAATGCGGTGCGTGCATACGAATGTAACGAGTGGTGCAAGACAAATGAATTCAAGAGTATAATCAAGTATCTTGATGAGGAAGAGGGAAGTGCCGTTCACGGTAATGTTCCCATGAACGAGAATGCAGGCAGCTATATAAAGAAAGATGCTTCAAAGACAGCTGACGAGCTGAGGACTGCAGGATTTACGAATGTTACGATAGTGCGTTCTGCCGAAGTTAAGGCAGGTGTGCCTGTGAACGGTGTAATATCTATTACAGCCAACGGCAGGACAGACATAAAGAAAGGCGAATGGCTTCCTGCAGATACGGCTTGGGTGATAACTGCTTATGTACCGCTTTCGGCAGAGGAAGAAAAGGCAGCTCACCCGAATGAGGTTTGTGTGCCTTATTCCAGCGTAGGCTACAGCGGCAGGGATTACCGCACTGTGATAGATGAACTGCGTGCACTGGGATTCACGAATATATCAGTATGTGAACAGCCCGATATCAAGGTGAAATTCCTGATAAAGGAATACAGCATAGCGCATATTTCAATAGACCATACAGACAGGTTCGACAAGAATACATGGTTCAGACTGGATGCACCTGTATCCATAAGGTATCACGTTATGGCACAGTGA
- a CDS encoding spore coat protein CotJB yields MPVLNDKQKLMRRIQQNSFALTEAVLYLDSHPTCKMGLEYFRKHKAEKEKLEKEYNEKYGPLTAESSEGTNKWEWVMRPFPWERGEN; encoded by the coding sequence ATGCCCGTACTGAATGATAAGCAGAAGCTTATGCGGAGGATCCAGCAGAACAGCTTTGCACTGACGGAAGCTGTTCTTTACCTGGACAGTCATCCCACCTGCAAGATGGGTCTGGAATATTTCAGAAAGCACAAGGCTGAGAAAGAGAAGCTTGAAAAGGAATATAACGAGAAGTACGGTCCCCTGACAGCGGAAAGTTCGGAGGGTACGAATAAGTGGGAATGGGTCATGAGGCCTTTTCCATGGGAGAGAGGTGAGAACTGA
- a CDS encoding response regulator encodes MYYVVLTVQYLSIFGLLFESAYIFRNWKSRIHGYLLLNCAATMVNNAGVLQVMLSDSYDEALTAQKLSYVGAVWIPFSLLIFIVELCGVRTKKNTMMFLGALHALTYVAVMTNEWHQLYYRNMGYDKGGVHPHLTYDAGPWHHVYTLLLIGYIVYGLLILFLTIHKEKNKKSLKRLRYIAASVVVEVISYIIYLTGITNGYNLTSMGYSISTVIMYIAIFKYDLLDTLELTREYVVDKLSEGLIAVDTEGRVRYFNEPARELYPQLADAPEETLDIIGKAIEDDEVITMGERKYTPCIEALEYEGENFGRLYRLIDDTEHYNYMEQLREQSLIADKANRAKSAFLANMSHEIRTPINAVLGMDEMILRESGERQIIGYAEDIRNAGRTLLSLINDILDFSKVEQGRMELIPTQYELGSAINDLVNMIRPRADKKGLRFDVKVDSGIPHMLVGDEIRVKQCALNLLTNAVKYTEKGSVHFEVGYEKTGDKSIKLRFTVSDTGMGIKQENMDKLFSPFSRIEEGKNRSIEGTGLGMSITRQLLELMGSELEINSIYGKGSVFSFAVEQQVAKWQPVGDFTKRFSGGKGVAVYRELFHAPTARVLVVDDNAMNLTVFKGLLKKTLVGIDTASSGAEALRLAALNTYDIYFIDHMMPDMDGIETMKRLRAMEGREDAVCIALTANAVSGAREMYIEAGFNDYLSKPIDGERLEKMMAGILPKEKLEVQTVTERRTIKTAPKVLVVDDDAVIRTTAKNILSKAFDVITCDTGEKAIMLTKGQMPDVVLLDISLTGMNGFEVLEKLKEDPDIRDIPVIFVTGDDSAEAESTGFKNGAADYVKKPFSPEVLLQRTKHAAELYQLQSGLKSEVDRQQIRSERLSLEMMMALAKTVDAKDHYTNGHSNRVAIYSAELARRLGKSEAEQQQIFRMGLMHDIGKIGVSEDILNKTSRLTDEEFMQIKRHTVIGSEILSSITEMPGLATGARSHHERYDGSGYPDGLKGKDIPEAARIICAADCYDAMTSTRTYSKPMEQQKVRDEFIRCSGTQFDPDVAAAMIQMIDDDTDYRMNEQDFTNDIWLGSAKLEELNAGENALADKGFNGIDGLDADTGIKHCGGEDNYRLTLEAFADSAEEYAESIRRYIAEDDRENAMIKLHSLKGAARTIGAESLGEMAYAGEMYYRGRTEDEPDIDGTLAELERISAAVRKRLDV; translated from the coding sequence ATGTATTATGTTGTACTGACAGTACAGTATCTCAGCATATTTGGCCTGCTGTTTGAGAGCGCTTATATATTCAGAAACTGGAAAAGCAGGATACACGGATATCTTCTGCTGAACTGTGCAGCTACGATGGTAAACAATGCAGGTGTACTGCAGGTCATGCTTTCTGACAGCTATGATGAAGCATTGACAGCTCAGAAACTTTCGTATGTGGGGGCGGTATGGATACCGTTCTCTCTGCTTATATTCATTGTGGAGCTTTGCGGTGTAAGGACGAAGAAAAACACCATGATGTTTCTTGGTGCCCTTCATGCGCTGACCTACGTTGCTGTTATGACAAATGAATGGCATCAGCTGTATTACAGGAATATGGGTTACGATAAAGGCGGTGTACATCCGCACCTTACCTATGATGCGGGACCGTGGCATCATGTGTATACACTTCTGCTTATAGGATATATAGTTTACGGTCTGCTGATACTTTTCCTGACGATACATAAGGAGAAGAACAAGAAGAGCCTGAAAAGGCTTAGATACATAGCTGCATCGGTCGTGGTGGAGGTAATATCATACATAATCTACCTGACGGGCATAACAAACGGATACAACCTGACTTCAATGGGATACTCAATAAGTACGGTAATAATGTATATAGCTATATTCAAGTATGACCTGCTGGATACCCTGGAGCTTACAAGGGAATACGTTGTAGATAAGCTTTCGGAAGGTCTTATAGCAGTGGATACCGAAGGCAGGGTCAGGTATTTCAATGAGCCTGCCAGGGAGCTGTATCCTCAGCTTGCAGATGCCCCTGAAGAAACGCTTGATATCATCGGGAAGGCAATAGAGGATGATGAGGTCATCACCATGGGTGAACGCAAATATACTCCGTGCATAGAAGCGCTGGAGTATGAGGGCGAGAATTTCGGACGTCTGTACAGACTGATAGACGATACCGAGCATTACAATTACATGGAGCAGCTGCGCGAACAGAGCCTTATAGCTGATAAGGCGAACCGTGCAAAATCTGCATTCCTTGCCAATATGTCCCATGAGATACGAACGCCTATAAACGCAGTGCTCGGTATGGACGAGATGATCCTTCGTGAGAGCGGAGAACGCCAGATAATAGGGTATGCTGAGGATATCAGGAACGCGGGCAGGACGCTGCTTTCGCTCATAAATGATATACTTGATTTCTCAAAGGTAGAGCAGGGCAGGATGGAGCTGATACCAACGCAGTACGAGCTGGGTTCAGCTATAAATGACCTTGTGAATATGATACGTCCCCGTGCTGATAAAAAAGGGCTCAGGTTCGATGTTAAGGTTGACAGCGGTATACCACATATGCTCGTGGGCGATGAGATAAGGGTCAAGCAGTGTGCGCTGAACCTGCTGACAAATGCTGTAAAATACACTGAGAAGGGCAGTGTGCACTTTGAGGTCGGGTATGAGAAAACAGGTGATAAAAGCATAAAGCTCAGATTCACTGTGAGTGATACGGGAATGGGTATCAAGCAGGAGAATATGGACAAGCTGTTCTCACCGTTCTCGCGTATCGAGGAAGGAAAGAACCGTTCCATCGAGGGTACGGGTCTTGGTATGAGCATAACCAGGCAGCTGCTTGAACTTATGGGCAGTGAGCTGGAGATAAACAGCATTTACGGAAAGGGCTCGGTGTTTTCCTTTGCAGTTGAACAGCAGGTCGCCAAGTGGCAGCCTGTGGGTGATTTTACAAAGCGTTTCTCCGGCGGCAAGGGAGTTGCTGTTTACCGTGAACTTTTCCATGCACCGACGGCAAGGGTGCTGGTAGTGGATGACAATGCCATGAATCTGACAGTGTTCAAGGGTCTGCTCAAAAAGACACTGGTGGGCATAGATACTGCTTCATCGGGAGCAGAGGCTTTGCGGCTTGCTGCGCTGAACACTTATGATATATATTTTATCGACCACATGATGCCCGATATGGACGGCATAGAAACAATGAAAAGGCTCCGTGCTATGGAGGGCAGGGAGGATGCTGTGTGCATCGCACTGACTGCCAACGCAGTATCAGGCGCAAGGGAGATGTATATCGAAGCGGGATTCAATGATTATCTTTCAAAGCCTATAGACGGTGAACGTCTGGAAAAGATGATGGCAGGTATACTGCCGAAGGAAAAGCTGGAGGTGCAGACAGTTACCGAGCGGCGTACTATAAAGACCGCACCGAAGGTACTGGTGGTAGATGATGATGCTGTCATCAGGACCACTGCTAAAAATATACTCAGCAAGGCATTCGATGTAATAACCTGCGACACAGGTGAGAAAGCGATAATGCTCACAAAAGGGCAAATGCCCGATGTTGTGCTGCTGGATATCAGCCTTACGGGTATGAACGGGTTTGAAGTTCTGGAAAAGTTGAAAGAAGATCCCGATATCAGGGATATACCTGTTATATTCGTTACAGGCGATGACAGTGCCGAGGCTGAGAGCACAGGTTTCAAAAACGGAGCGGCTGACTATGTTAAAAAGCCTTTCTCGCCGGAGGTGCTTTTGCAGAGGACGAAACACGCGGCAGAGCTTTATCAGCTGCAGTCGGGCTTGAAAAGCGAGGTTGACAGGCAGCAGATCCGAAGCGAAAGGCTGTCGCTGGAAATGATGATGGCGCTGGCTAAGACCGTTGACGCGAAGGATCATTACACCAACGGACATTCCAACCGTGTGGCGATATACTCGGCTGAACTTGCACGCAGGCTTGGTAAGAGCGAGGCGGAGCAGCAGCAGATATTCCGCATGGGACTTATGCACGATATCGGCAAGATAGGTGTCAGTGAGGATATACTCAACAAGACATCGAGGCTGACGGATGAGGAATTCATGCAGATAAAGCGGCACACTGTCATAGGCAGTGAGATACTGTCTTCCATAACCGAGATGCCGGGGCTTGCAACAGGAGCAAGATCCCACCACGAGAGGTATGACGGCAGCGGATATCCCGACGGTCTGAAAGGAAAGGACATCCCAGAAGCGGCGCGTATAATATGTGCTGCGGACTGCTATGATGCTATGACTTCCACAAGAACGTACTCAAAGCCCATGGAGCAGCAGAAGGTCAGGGATGAGTTCATCAGGTGCAGCGGAACGCAGTTCGACCCTGATGTTGCGGCGGCTATGATACAGATGATAGACGATGATACCGACTACAGGATGAACGAGCAGGATTTCACCAATGACATATGGCTGGGTAGCGCAAAGCTGGAGGAGCTTAATGCAGGTGAGAACGCTTTGGCAGACAAGGGTTTTAACGGCATTGATGGTCTTGATGCGGATACAGGCATAAAGCACTGCGGCGGTGAGGATAATTACAGGCTGACCCTTGAAGCGTTTGCCGATTCGGCTGAGGAATATGCAGAGAGCATACGCAGGTACATCGCGGAGGATGACAGGGAAAATGCTATGATAAAGCTGCATTCCCTCAAAGGTGCAGCCAGGACGATAGGCGCTGAAAGCTTAGGTGAGATGGCTTATGCGGGAGAGATGTACTACCGCGGCCGCACTGAGGATGAACCCGATATCGACGGTACACTTGCTGAGCTTGAGCGTATATCTGCGGCTGTAAGAAAAAGGCTTGATGTATGA